Proteins from a single region of Verrucosispora sp. NA02020:
- a CDS encoding WXG100 family type VII secretion target: protein MATYGLNPDGLLGSGEELRGVTRSIDNALDELNAVVNRFITMNLGGAAESYRAAQTVWEGGMTTMNNSLGSGAVAIDRIRETYQVADAQGAALFQGNL from the coding sequence ATGGCCACCTACGGACTCAACCCCGACGGACTGCTCGGCAGCGGCGAGGAGTTGCGCGGCGTCACCCGGTCGATCGACAACGCCCTCGACGAGCTGAACGCCGTCGTCAACCGGTTCATCACGATGAACCTCGGCGGTGCCGCCGAGTCGTACCGGGCGGCGCAGACCGTCTGGGAGGGCGGGATGACGACGATGAACAACTCGCTCGGCTCCGGTGCCGTCGCCATCGACCGGATCCGCGAGACGTACCAGGTCGCGGACGCACAGGGCGCGGCCCTGTTCCAGGGCAACCTCTGA
- the eccD gene encoding type VII secretion integral membrane protein EccD yields MTIAVGEQMCRLVVCGPDRQIELAVPAQVLVADLLPALLHHLGEDLANTGLLHGGWVLQRLGAPPFDEDGTVASLGLRDGDTVHLRPRAEQIPPVDFDDLIDGVATGARARSGLWQPQMVRWAALGVLGVLLGTGVAVLAAPGPPVSRLLCAAGLALGCLAAAFALTRAVGDRAAGTVFLVAAVAHAGLAGLLVPEVGRPDATLTVDGPRLVVAATAVFTTAALGRILLGRAGPLFAAVLTAALFTAAGAALAAFVPMTTVRAAAVVAVAATIAGTAVPLLAFRLAGLHLEPLPVQPEHLQDGIDPEPSEPLLARTVTADRYMTALHTGLAAVTLGALTLVGAADGWAAPTLVVLVAAVRLLAARPMTSAWHRFALCGPAVVGLATVLLHVSTTGTGWPRLLVPAVLVPIGAALLVTTARTLPGRRLMPYWGRIGDLTHTLAMVAVFPVLLAVLDVYAFARALGG; encoded by the coding sequence ATGACCATCGCCGTTGGTGAGCAGATGTGCCGACTGGTCGTCTGCGGACCGGACCGGCAGATCGAGCTGGCCGTACCCGCCCAGGTGCTGGTCGCCGACCTGCTGCCGGCGCTGCTGCACCACCTCGGCGAGGACCTGGCAAACACCGGTCTGCTGCACGGCGGCTGGGTGCTGCAGCGCCTCGGCGCACCACCGTTCGACGAGGACGGCACCGTCGCCTCCCTCGGCCTCCGCGACGGCGATACAGTGCACCTGCGCCCGCGCGCCGAACAGATCCCGCCGGTCGACTTCGACGACCTGATCGACGGCGTGGCCACCGGCGCCCGCGCCCGGTCCGGCCTGTGGCAACCGCAGATGGTGCGCTGGGCGGCGCTCGGCGTACTCGGGGTGCTGCTCGGCACCGGCGTCGCCGTGCTGGCGGCACCCGGCCCACCCGTATCCCGCCTGCTCTGCGCGGCCGGGCTCGCCCTGGGCTGCCTGGCTGCCGCGTTCGCGCTCACCCGCGCCGTCGGTGACCGGGCCGCCGGCACGGTGTTCCTGGTCGCCGCCGTCGCACACGCCGGCCTCGCCGGACTGCTGGTGCCGGAGGTCGGCCGCCCCGACGCCACCCTGACGGTGGACGGCCCCCGGCTCGTCGTCGCGGCGACCGCCGTGTTCACCACCGCCGCCCTCGGCCGGATTCTGCTCGGCCGGGCCGGTCCACTCTTCGCCGCTGTCCTCACCGCAGCCCTGTTCACCGCCGCCGGCGCCGCACTCGCCGCGTTCGTCCCGATGACCACCGTCCGGGCCGCCGCCGTCGTCGCGGTCGCCGCCACCATCGCCGGTACGGCCGTCCCGCTTCTCGCGTTCCGTCTGGCCGGACTGCACCTCGAACCGCTGCCCGTGCAGCCCGAGCACCTGCAGGACGGCATCGACCCGGAGCCGAGCGAACCGTTGCTGGCCCGCACCGTCACCGCCGACCGCTACATGACCGCGCTGCACACCGGCCTGGCCGCCGTCACGCTCGGCGCCCTGACGCTGGTCGGCGCCGCCGACGGCTGGGCGGCACCGACCCTGGTCGTCCTCGTCGCCGCCGTACGGCTGCTCGCCGCCCGCCCGATGACCAGCGCGTGGCACCGGTTCGCACTGTGCGGACCAGCCGTGGTGGGACTGGCCACGGTCCTGCTGCACGTGAGCACCACCGGCACCGGCTGGCCGCGCCTGCTGGTGCCGGCCGTCCTGGTGCCGATCGGCGCGGCACTGCTGGTCACCACCGCCCGAACCCTGCCCGGTCGACGGCTCATGCCGTACTGGGGACGCATCGGCGACCTGACCCACACCCTGGCGATGGTCGCGGTCTTCCCGGTCCTGCTCGCCGTCCTGGACGTCTACGCCTTCGCCCGGGCGTTGGGCGGCTGA
- the eccB gene encoding type VII secretion protein EccB, giving the protein MQSRRDQVQAQSYVLGRLTGALVAGEPETPENPHRRILVGSLAGLLVAALVVAGFAVYGFLRPGGADSWRQPRHLVVEKETGSRYVLVDGTLRPVLNYTSARLIFGAAPKVVSVSGRSLADVPRGRPLGIVGAPDALPAPGALKGTAWHVCAPATRDGAGTQATTTTLAVDRSTTDTLLPADQAMVARVAAGPTFLVWQGRRFALTRDWLSRAFGYDGVPVLVEPGWLEQLPVGPDLAPVPVPDRGRPGPEVDGRPTRIGQLFVVRVAGLPERHYLLHRDGLSQLGPLAHGLVESDPDTARAYRPAPVAPTAMSPAALARLPVSAQPTVPADLPPTPPTRADAGPGRVWCVQHTDGGGIGVTSRPPLTAPAARTVDGTGVTRTAQTAGAVSIAPGVGGLVRLGRPGQLPGTGYFLVTDAGIKYPLADPSVAEVLGYRPDGAATVTRPLLDLLPTGPLLAPELARR; this is encoded by the coding sequence GTGCAGTCACGTCGGGACCAGGTGCAGGCCCAGTCGTACGTGCTGGGTCGACTCACCGGTGCGCTGGTGGCGGGGGAGCCGGAGACACCGGAGAACCCGCACCGTCGCATCCTGGTCGGCAGCCTCGCCGGACTGCTGGTCGCCGCCCTGGTCGTCGCCGGCTTCGCGGTCTACGGATTCCTTCGCCCCGGTGGCGCCGACAGTTGGCGACAGCCACGACATCTCGTCGTCGAGAAGGAGACCGGCAGCCGGTACGTCCTCGTCGACGGCACGCTGCGCCCGGTGCTCAACTACACCTCAGCCCGGCTGATCTTCGGTGCCGCTCCCAAGGTCGTCTCGGTCTCCGGCCGCTCACTGGCCGACGTGCCACGAGGCCGCCCGCTCGGCATCGTCGGCGCCCCCGACGCCCTGCCCGCACCCGGAGCGCTCAAGGGCACCGCCTGGCACGTCTGTGCACCGGCCACCCGGGACGGCGCGGGCACCCAGGCCACCACGACCACCCTGGCGGTCGACCGGTCGACGACCGACACCCTGCTCCCCGCGGACCAGGCGATGGTCGCCCGCGTCGCGGCCGGTCCGACGTTCCTGGTCTGGCAGGGGCGCCGCTTCGCGTTGACCCGCGACTGGCTGAGCCGGGCCTTCGGCTACGACGGCGTACCCGTCCTGGTCGAGCCCGGCTGGCTGGAGCAACTGCCGGTCGGCCCGGACCTCGCGCCGGTGCCCGTACCCGACCGGGGTCGACCGGGACCGGAGGTGGACGGCCGTCCCACCCGCATCGGTCAACTCTTCGTGGTCCGCGTCGCCGGCCTGCCCGAACGTCACTACCTGCTGCACCGCGACGGGCTCAGCCAACTCGGCCCACTGGCCCACGGCCTGGTGGAGAGCGACCCGGACACGGCCCGGGCGTACCGGCCCGCGCCGGTGGCACCGACCGCGATGAGCCCCGCCGCGCTGGCCCGGTTGCCGGTCTCCGCCCAGCCGACCGTCCCCGCCGACCTGCCACCCACCCCGCCGACCCGGGCCGATGCCGGGCCGGGCCGGGTCTGGTGCGTGCAACACACCGACGGTGGCGGCATCGGGGTGACGTCACGACCACCCCTGACCGCACCGGCCGCCCGCACCGTCGACGGCACCGGGGTCACCCGCACCGCCCAGACGGCCGGTGCGGTGTCGATCGCCCCCGGGGTCGGCGGTCTGGTCCGGCTCGGTCGCCCCGGTCAGCTTCCCGGCACCGGCTACTTCCTGGTCACCGATGCCGGGATCAAGTACCCGCTCGCCGACCCGTCCGTCGCCGAGGTCCTCGGCTACCGCCCGGACGGCGCGGCGACGGTGACCAGACCCCTGTTGGACCTGCTGCCGACCGGACCGCTGCTCGCCCCCGAGCTGGCCCGCAGATGA
- a CDS encoding YbaB/EbfC family nucleoid-associated protein: MPGPMQDQIEQAYAELAASQAAIADVQSRLDGSETSVTSKNRVITVTVNSRGDLVDIRFLSRSYRSMPSAELATLLVDTIGAARQQAQAAVATAFAAVLPPGMPVLDMINGEADFESMMRDAIRLVNDPWPGADPPPSRPTGAAAADSGDGTGSRP, translated from the coding sequence ATGCCCGGTCCGATGCAGGACCAGATCGAGCAGGCGTACGCCGAACTGGCCGCCAGCCAGGCGGCGATCGCCGACGTGCAGTCCCGTCTGGACGGCTCCGAGACGAGCGTGACGTCGAAGAACCGGGTCATCACGGTCACCGTCAACAGCCGTGGCGATCTCGTCGACATCCGGTTCCTGAGCCGGTCGTACCGCAGCATGCCGTCGGCCGAGCTGGCGACCCTGCTCGTCGACACCATCGGAGCGGCCCGACAGCAGGCCCAGGCAGCCGTCGCCACCGCGTTCGCCGCAGTCCTGCCGCCCGGGATGCCGGTCCTCGACATGATCAACGGCGAGGCCGACTTCGAGTCGATGATGCGCGACGCGATCCGGCTGGTGAACGACCCGTGGCCCGGCGCCGATCCGCCCCCGTCCCGGCCGACCGGGGCAGCGGCGGCAGACAGCGGTGACGGCACCGGGAGCCGACCGTGA